The DNA segment CCGGCCCGAACGCCACGACACCCGCGGCGATGACGATCCCGTCCAGTCCGCCGTGGTGTTCGACGGCCTCCGCAATCACCGATCGAGCCGAATCCGGCAGCGTCAGATCGGCATTCACCGAGTGATGATCCGACTCGATGCTCCGGCCGCTCACGGTCAACCGCGCACCGGCTTTCGCGAGCTGCTCGACGACCGGACCGCCGAGACCGCCACTGGCACCGAATACGAGAATGCGTGCGCCGTCGAGTGTGGTCATCCCTCGACGTTAACCGCCGCCTCGCGCCCTCGCTGACGTCTAGCCCAACAGCTTCTTCTGGACCTTCCCCATTGCGTTGCGCGGAAGGGAGTCGACGACGCGAATCTCACGGGGCCGTTTGTGAATCGACAGCTCGGTGGCCACCAGATCGATCAGCACTCGATCCTCCACATCGGTGCCGACGACGAACGCCACGATGCGCTGGCCCAGATCGTCGTCGGGCACACCGACCACGGCCACCTCGTCGACGCTCGGGTGCCCCAGCAACACCGTCTCGATCTCCCCTGCGCCGACGCGATACCCGCCGGACTTGATCAGATCGGTCGAGGCGCGCCCGACGATGCGGTGGAACCCGTCGGGCTCGATGAGAGCGACGTCTCCGGTGTCGAACCACCCGTCCTCGGTGAACGTCGCGGCCGTCGCCTCGGGGTTGTTCAGGTAGCCGTCGAACAGCATGGGGCACCGGATCTGCAGTGCACCGATGGATTCGCCGTCGTGCGGCAGGATTTCGCCCTTCTCACCGCGCAACCGTGTCTCGACGCCCGCGACCGGCAGGCCCACCGAGCCTGCTCGACGCTCCCCGTCGGCGCGGGTGCTGATGGTGATGAGGGTTTCGCTCATGCCGTATCGCTCAATGGGAGCCTGGCCGGTGAGTTCACGCAGCTTCTCGAACACCGGGACCGGGAGCGGCGCGCTGCCGGACACCAGCAGTCGGGCACCGGACAGGGCGCGGGCCGACGCCTCGTCCGCGGCGACGCGCGACCACACCGTCGGCACCCCGAAGTACAGGGATCCGCGCGCGGCTGCGTAGAGCTCGGGCGTCGGCTTGCCGGTGTGGATCAGCGGGCTGCCCACTCGCAGTGGGCCGAGCACGCCGAGGATGAGTCCGTGCACGTGGAACAACGGAAGCCCCTGCACCACAGTATCTTTCGACGTCCATGCCCAGGCCTGCGCCAACGCGTCGAGCCCGGCTGCGATGGCACTGCGCGAGATCAGGACGCCTTTCGGCGGGCCGGTGGTACCGGAGGTGTAGAGCACGAACGCGACCGAGGACGGCTGCGGTTCCGGGTAGCTGTGCCAGGACCGTGCATGTTGACGCACCGGCAGGACCTCGAGCCCGGAGGTGTCCGGCGGCGCTTCACCGAGCCACGCCTGGGCGCCCGAGTCGCGGAGGATGTGCTCACGTTCGGCCACCCCGGCGTCGGGCGGAACCGGCACCACGGTGACACCGGCGATGAGTGCGCCCACGACAGCGAGCACCGTCTTCACCGAGGGCGTCGCGTAGATCGCGAGGCGGTCGGCTCGCGAGATGCGCTCGGCCACGGACGTCGCCGCGCCCAGGATATCGGCGCGGGAGAGCGAGACTCCGTCGATCGTGATCGCGTCGGGAATGTCGTCTCCTCGCGCAACGGCGAGTGGGTTCAGTGAACGAAGCAGCACATGGCTACCGTACATACATGGACGTGGACGGAATCGACACCGGCGACTACGCCGAGTACATGACGGTCGCCGCCGGTGACCTGCAGGCGGGTGTCTATCTGATCGGAACCGACGCCGAGCAGGAAACCGATTCCGAGGACGACCTCGACCTGGACCTCGAGGACTCCGATTCCGACGATGACGACATCGACATCGCGCACGTGACCGACGGCGCACCCAGGCTGGTCTACTCGGTGCAGTCCGACGACTTCTGGACCCGAGTGGAATTGGCCGATCTTCGAGCCACTCAGCTCTACGAGGAAGCGCACGCACGCAATCCCGAGGTCAACACCGAGCCCAAACGCTTCACCACCGTCGAAGCATTCGGCAGCAACGAACTGGTCTACATTCTGCGCATCCGACGCGGCGGCTGGGATGTGGGCGAGCCGGATCTCGAGCCGTGATCCACGCGGCCCCTCAGTCCTCGCGAACGCGCGCGCGTTCGCTGAACGCGAGCGGTTTCGCGTCACCACGCTGCGCGCCTGTGGCAAGTGCGCGCGCGTTTGCCGGATCCGGACCCGCCTGCTCTCGGGCGATCCCGCGCACCGACGTCCCTCTGCCTTGCCCGCTGCGCACCTCTGGTCCTCGCAAACGCGCGCGCGTTTGCTGAACGCGCGCGGTTTCGCGTCACGATTCTGCGCGCGTATGGCAAGTGCGCGCGCGTTTGCGAGATCTAGGCCGAGGATGCGACCGTTCCGACTCCGAGCGCGACCAGGATTCCGGCGCTGATGCGGTCGATCCAGTCGGTCACCGCCGGCCTACGCAGCAGCGCGACCGCGCGTGAGGCGAGAACGGAGAACACTCCCATCACCAGTGCGGCAACGACCACCTCGACCAGACCGAGCGTCATGGCCCCGGTGAACGTGACGACGGTGAGGAACTGCGGCACCACCGCGAGATAGAACAGTCCGACCTTGGGGTTGAGCGCGCACGAGAAAACTCCGGCACCGAACGCCGACCACGCGGACGCAGCGACGGGTACGAGCGGCTCGCCGGCCACCTTGTTCTTGCGTCTCGCCCGGAAGGCCTTCACACCCAGATACAGCAGATACAGCCCGCCGAGAATCTTGACGACGCGATATGCCGTCGCAGACTGCTCGACGATCGCCGCCAGCCCGACGGCTACCAACACGGCCCAGAACAGTCCGCCGATCGCGACGCCCATCGCCGCGGCGATGCCTGGCTTGAGGCCGCCGATGCTGTAGCGGAGCACCAGAAACGAATCGGGCCCGGGCAGAATCGCCAGCAGAAAGCACACACCGGCGAAGCTGAGCAGGAGGCTGAGGGTCACGGGTATATGAGAACACCCAGGTGTAGCCGAAGCCAACCGACTTCGCTGTCCACCAGAAGCTTCGAACTATCCGCTCAGGCGAGCGGCCGCAGCGTCGATGCGCTCGTCCGTGGCCGTCAGTGCGATCCGCACGTGGTGTGCACCGTCGGGACCGTAGAACTCTCCCGGTGCAACGAGGATGCCGCGGTCGGCGAGCCAGTCGACGGTGTCGCGGCACTTCTCGCCCCGCGTGGCCCAGAGGTAGAGCCCGGCCTCGGAGTGGTCGACGGTGAATCCCGCTGCCTCGACGGCGGATTTGAGAATCGTTCGACGGGCGCGGTATCGCTCGCGCTGAATGTTCTCGTGCTCGTCGTCGGCCAGTGCGGCGGTCATGGCGGCCTGGATCGGCAAGGGCACCATCATGCCTGCGTGCTTGCGCACTTCGAGCAGTTCGGCGACGAGCGAGGCGTCTCCGGTGACGAAGCCGGCGCGGTAGCTGGCCAGGTTCGAGGTCTTCGAGAGTGAGTGCACGGCAAGAAGATTGGTGTGATCTCCGTCACACACGCGAGGATCGAGAACCGACACGGCCTCGGCGTCCCAGGTCAAACCCAGATAGCACTCGTCGGAGACGACGATCGCGTCACGTTCACGGGCCCAGTCGACGACCTTGCGCAGGTGCTCGACTCCGAGCACCTTGCCGGTCGGGTTGGACGGTGAATTGACGAAGATCAGCGACGCCCGCTCGGGTCCGAGACGATTGAGGCCGTCGGCCCGGATAGTCCGAGACCGCGCGAGCAGGGCACCCACTTCGTATGTGGGATATGCCAATTCGGGGATGACGATCAAGTCGTCGGCTCCCAGGCCCAGCAGAGTCGGCAGCCAGGCGATCATTTCCTTGGTGCCGATGGCGGGCAGCACGGCGTCGGGCGAGATGCCGGTGATCGAGTATCGACGCGCGAGCGCGGCGACCGCGGCCTCGCGCAGCGCAACGGTCCCGACGGTGGTCGGGTAACCGGGCTCGTCCGCAACGGAATTCAGCGCTGCGCGGATCACGTCCGCAACCGGATCCACCGGGGTGCCGACCGACAGATTGACGATGCCGTCCGGATGAGCCGAGGCCTTCTCCTTGGCGGCGGTCAGCGAGTCCCACGGAAAGTCGGGCAGCCCCGCTGCCACCGCTGCGCGCACCAAGATCGTCAGTTCTCGCCCATGGGAGGCAGAGCCTTGATGAACGGCGGGTCGTAATCGGTCTTGCCGAGCTTCGCCGCGCCGCCGGGAGATCCCAGGTCGTCGAAGAAGTCGACATTGGCACCGACGTACGCGCTCCACTGCTCGGGCACGTCGTCCTCGTAGAAAATGGCCTCGACGGGGCAGACGGGCTCGCAGGCTCCGCAGTCGACGCATTCGTCGGGGTGGATGTACAGCATTCGGTTACCCTCGTAGATGCAATCCACCGGGCACTCTTCGATGCACGCTTTGTCCAGTACATCTACGCACGGTTCTGCAATCGAGTAGGTCACTGCTGCTCTCCCCTCCTGTATCGATCGTGGGCGCTCGCGCGCCCTGAGCATCCTAGTATCGCCGTCCGAACTCGAGGCCGACCGACCCAGGGTCGCCTCACCTGCCCCGCTCGGCTATCGACGAAGCTGCTTCGCGGGCGAGTCGGCACCGAAGGCCGACGACTTCTTGTGGGCCGCGAGCCACTTGCGTCCCTGCTTCGCGGCACGCGAGAGAGCGCCGCGCTCACCGAGATAGCCGGCGACACCGCCGACGAGCGGGATGGCACCGAGCACACGGTAGACGCCGCGGGGGTGCGGACGCTTCTCCAATTCACCGGCAACGTCGCGCAGCACGTTCGCGATCTGCCACATTCCGCGCAGCAGTGCGAACGGGCCCGACTTGGGTGACTCTTCCTTCTTCGCGGGCGCACTGTCGGCGAGCGCCGTCAGATCACGCTTGCACAGCACCGATCCGAGCAGCGCCACGTGCGTCTCGCGGTCGGTCACACCCGATTCACGCGCCACGGCGACGAGCACCATAGCCTGGTTGGCGAACCCGAGCAGGTCCTGGATGGGGAGCCGGTTGACCAGGATGCCGAACACGCCGGGGAACGCCACCGCCACGGTGTTGAGTGCGCCGATGCGATTGACCCACCACTGCGAACGAGCGTCGCTGTCGAGCTTCTCCCAACCCGCGGTACCCGGGAAGTCGGTGGTGTCGAAGGCCTTCGCGAGGAAATCGATGACGTTGTCGAGCTTCGAATCATCCGCAGAGGACTCACGGAACGTTCGTCCCTTGAGCCCGATCGGGTCCCGTGTCGCAAGGATGTCGAGCACGGGATGAATGATGGCGACGGCACTGCTCAGAACCGCGGCGACTCGACGGTCGTCCATGTCAGACAAGCTCCATTTCGAAAGTGGACCCGAGGGTCAGATCAGGCCGGCAACCGACACGGCCGGGGCCGGGTCGTATGTGGTGGTGCGCTGACGAACCGGGCGTCCGATGCCGTCGGCGATCTCGTGCAGTTCCGCGACGGTCTTCTCCGAACCGTTCTGCGAACCCGCCATACGCGAGATCGTCTCCTCCATCAGGGTCCCTCCCAGATCGTTCGCGCCTCCGTTCAGCATCGCTTGTGTACCCGTGATTCCCAATTTCACCCACGATGTCTGAATGTTGTCGATTCGGCCGTGCAGCATGATGCGAGCCAGGGCGTGCACCGCGCGGTTGTCGCGGTTGGTCGGCCCGGGTCGCGATGCGCCGGCCAGATACAACGGCGAGGACTGGTGCACGAACGGCAGCGGCACGAACTCGGTGAACCCACCGGTCTTGTCCTGGATCTTCTTGAGCACGTTCAAGTGACCGACCCAGTGCGACGGATTGTCGACGTGTCCGTACATCATCGTCGAGCTCGACCGCAGGCCCACCTCGTGCGCGGTGGTGATCACTTCGATCCACTCGGCGGCGGGCAGCTTGCCCTTGGTGAGCACCCAGCGGACCTCGTCGTCGAGAATCTCGGCGGCGGTGCCGGGGATCGAGTCCAGCCCGGCGGCCCGGAGTTCGGTGAGCCACTCGCGAATCGACTGACCACCGCGGGAGGCCCCGTTGACGATCTCCATCGGCGAGAACGCATGGACATGCATCGACGGCACTTTCGCCTTCACCGCCCGCACCAGGTCCGCGTAGCCCGTCACCGGCAGTTCGGGGTCGATTCCACCCTGCATGCAGACCTCGGTGGCACCGACGACGTGGGCTTCCCACGCCCGATCGGCGACCTCGGTGGTGGACAGGGTGAACGCATCGGCGTCGCCCTTGCGCTGCGCGAACGCACAGAAACGGCACCCGGTGTAGCAGATGTTGGTGAAGTTGATGTTCCGGTTCACCACGTAGGTGACGGTGTCTCCGTTGACCTGCTTGCGCAGGTCGTCCGCGAGAGCCGCAACGGCGTCCATGCCCGCGCCCTCGGCCGTCGCGAGTGCGAGGTACTGCTCGTCCGTCAGCCCGGCCGGATCCTTTTGCGCGGCCGCCAACGCCGAGACCAGATCCCGGTCCACCCGTTCGAGCCCCGCGAGATCACGAACCTGCTCGCGAATGGAGTCCCAGTCGCCGAACGCATTCGCCAGATCCGAACGCGTCTCGGTGTTACGGCCCTGCGTGTCGATCTCGGTGTTCAGGTCGACGCGGCCCGAGGACTCCCACTCCTCGTCCGGTTCCTGCCACGGCAAACCGGTCGGGTTGACGTCCTCGCGCGCCATGCCGGTCTCGGGATCGGCCAGCGCCCGCACGTGCGCCGAGATACGCGGATCGATCCACGGAGCGCCGGCCAGAACGTACTGCGGTTGCGCTGCAACACGTTCCACCAAGCGGTAGCCCGCCTTGTCGGACAGCTCGGCCAAGGTATCGAGGTTCGGCCACGGCCGCTCCGGGTTGACGTGATCGGGGGTCAGCGGAGAAACCCCGCCCCAATCGTCGACGCCTGCGCCGAGCAGCGCTGCCGTCTCCTCCGGCTCGACCAGATTCGGCGGAGCCTGAATCCGCATCGACGGGCCGACCACCATGCGCGTCACCGCGATGGTCGCCAGAAATTCTTCGAGCCCCGCGTCGGGAACGGATCGCATCGCGGTATCGGACTTGGCCAGGAAATTCTGCACGATGATTTCCTGAACGTGCCCGAAAGACTTGTGCACCTTACGAATTGCCATGATCGACTCGGCGCGGTCGCGCAGCGTCTCGCCGATTCCCACGAGAATGCCGGTCGTGAACGGGATGTTCAGGCGACCCGCGTCGGTCAAGGTCCGCAGCCGAACCTCGGGATCCTTGTCGGGGCTGCCGTAATGCGCCTGCCCCTTCTCCTCGAACAACCGACGCGAGGTGGTCTCGAGCATCATCCCCATCGACGGGGCCACCGGCTTGAGCCGCGACAGTTCCTGCCACGACATCACTCCTGGATTGAGGTGCGGGAGCAAGCCGGTCTCCTCGAGCACCCTGATCGACATGGCGCGCACATAATCCAGCGTCGAATCGTAGCCGCGGGAGTCGAGCCACTCCTTGGCCTCCGGCCACCGCTCCTCCGGCCGGTCACCGAGGGTGAACAGCGCCTCCTTGCAGCCCAGCGCGGCACCCTTGCGAGCGACGTCGAGGATCTCGTCGGGATCCATGAACAACCCGTGGCCGGCGGCGTTGAGCTTGCCCGGGACAGTGACGAACGTGCAGTAGTGGCACTTGTCGCGGCACAACCGCGTGATGGGTACGAACACCTTTCGCGAATACGAGACCGTCTTCGGACGCCCGGCCGACTCGAGACCCGCATCACGAACCCGCGCGGCCGACGCCATCAAATCCACCAGATCGTCCCCACGCGCATGAAGCAGAACTGTCGCCTCGTCGACATTCAACGAGACTCCGTCCCGGGCGCGACGCAGAACGCGGCGCATGGCAGAAGCGGCTGGAGCGGTGTCAGGCAGCGAAGTCACCAGTCGATCATGCGCTTCCTGGTACGCACGTGCCACCCACGCCTCCCTACTCGGGTCGTTCCGCAGGCTCCGGGGGTGGTGGTTGCCGAACGACACCCCTAAGTTTGTAGCCGTGACAACGATGACCGATCCACAGTGGCAACCATCTCCGCGTGCACGTCTGCTCTGGGCTTTGAGCGCCGGTCTGCTGTGGGTACCGATCTTCATCGCCCAGATCGTCTGGGCGGTCGTCGACTCGAGCTGGACCACCTGGCCGCATGTCGCCGTCCTCGTCGCCTCGATCGTATTCGCGGCCCTGCACGTCGCGGTCGTGCCGCAGTGGCGGTACCGCGTGCACCGCTGGGAGATCAGCGACACCGCGGTCTACACCCGCACCGGCTGGCTGAGCCAGGAGCGACGCATCGCACCGATCTCACGGGTACAGACCGTCGACACCGAACGTGGGCCGCTCGATCGTCTGTTGGGCTTGGCCACCGTCACCGTCACGACGGCGTCGTCCGCGGGCGCGGTCAGAATCACGGCACTGGATCAGGATGTGGCCGACAAGACGGTTGCTCGACTCACCGACATCGCCGGCCGTACCGTCGGAGACGCGACATGACCGATCAGGCGGAACTGCTCGCCGTCGAGGAGGAGCAGCCGTGGCTGCGCCTGGACAAGCGAATGCTGTTGGTACATCCGGTGAACGAGGGCATCAAGCTACTGCCGGTGCTGTTGATCTCGTTCTTCGTCGGCAGTCAGAGCGGCAACCACTTCTGGAGCCTCGGCCTTCTCGCGGTCGTCGTGGTGTTCGCGATTCTGCGGTGGTTCACCACCAGCTACCGGATCGGTCCGGTGCACGTGCAACTGCGCAGCGGTGTGCTCCAGAAGAAGGTGCTCTCCATTCCGCGGAACAGAATTCGCTCGGTCGACGTGGAAGCGAACGTTCTGCACCGCGTACTCGGCCTGTCCATCCTGCGCATCGGCACCGGGCAACAGGCAGGCAAGGGTGAGGCCTTCGAGCTCAACGCCCTCGACACCTCGCTGGTACCGGCACTTCGCGGGGATCTGCTGCAGCGAGTATCGGGGCAGATCCCCGCGACCGACGGAACACCCACCGCAGCAGCCGATCCCGGCGTCGAGATTGCACACTGGCAGTTCTCGTGGGTGCGGTTCGCGCCGTTCTCCATCACCGGCATCGTCACCATCGCTGCGGCCGTCGGCGTGTTGTTCCAGTACGGACTCGGGCAGTGGCTGGCCGAATCGTCGGTGGTCTCCAACAGCATCGACTCCGCCGAGCGATTGGGAATCGCGGTGTTCGTCGTCGTGGCGCTGATGGCGCTGCTCGTCGTATCGAGCATCTTCGCGTGCGTCCGCTACCTGCTGGCCTACGCCAACCTGACGGTGACGGACCAGGGGCGCACCATGCACGTCAGCCATGGCCTGTTGCGCACTCGCCAGTCGACACTCGACCGCAAGCGACTGCGCGGCACCTCGCTGTCCGAACCGCTGCTGCTTCGTGCGGCCGGCGGAGCCAGGCTGGACGCCATCATGACCGGCGTCAGCGCCGAAAAGAAGGAATCGTCTCTGCTGCTCCCCCAGGCCCCACGCGCCGAGGCGTTGCGCATGATGACCACCGTGCTCGGCGAGGCCGGTCTGCACGCAAGTTCGGACCGGCCTCTGCTGCAGCACGGACCCGCAGCGCGTCGACGCCGCTACACGCGTGCTGTTCTGCCCGTTGCGGTTCTCGGTGCAGCGCTGGGCATCGCACAGTATGTCGGCGCACCGATCCCGCTACTGGCGTGGATCGCTGTCGGGGTGTTGTTCGTTGCCGCATTCGGGCTCGCACACGATCGCTTCCGCGGTCTCGGCCATGCAGTGCTGCCCGGTTGGCTCATCACCCAGCACGGTTCGCTCGACAGGACTCGACACAGCCTCGAAGCCGCGGGCATCATCGGTTGGACCGTGCGGCAGACCTTCTTCCAGCGTCGCGCCGGGGTGGCCACCATCGTCGCCGCGACTCCCGCAGGCGTCGGACATTACGAGGTGATCGACATCCCCATCGAGAACGCGTGGGCGATGATCGACGCCGTCACCCCGGGAGCCGGGGACATCTGGCTGCACCGGACCTGACATGACGCGGCCGCAGAGTATCGACGAACTGGATCTCGCGGTGGCCGAATGCCGCGCCTGCCCGCGCCTGGTGCAGTGGCGTGAACAGGTCGCCGCCGAGAAGCGGGCTGCCTTCGAAAACGAAACATACTGGGGCAAAGCGGTTCCTGGCTTCGGACCGGCCGACGCATCGATGTTGATCGTCGGGCTCGCCCCGGCAGCGCACGGTGCCAACCGCACCGGTCGAATGTTCACCGGAGACCGGAGCGGGGACGTTCTCTATCGCGCGATGCATGCGGTCGGTCTGGCCAGCCAACCCACCGCCACGCACATCGGAGACGGGTTGACGCTCAACGGAGTTCGCATCACCGCGCCGGTGCACTGCGCTCCTCCGCAGAACAAGCCGACTCCCGCCGAACGCGACAGATGCACACCCTGGCTGGACGACGAATTACGGTTGCTGCGTCCGACCCTGCGGTCGGTGCTCGTTCTCGGTGCCTTCGGCTGGCAGTCCCTGCTGCCGACACTGGCCGCCAACGGATGGGAGATACCAAGGCCTGCACCGAAATTCGGCCACGGAGTCAGGCGCGACCTGGGCTCGATCACCGTGTTCGCCAGCTATCACGTGAGCCAGCGAAACACCTTCACCGGACTGTTGACTCCGACGATGATCGAGGACGTGCTGCGGGATGCGGGTCGGCATGCACGCTTGCTGTGATCGCCTTCATCCGGAACATGAAGAGCAGCACTCCGGCGGGGCCCGCACCGGCGACGATGAGAAGCATGGTGCGCCAATCGGCGAGTAGGAGAACGTCGCTTCCCGGACCGCCGAGCATGCACAGCACCACGGCAGCGAACCATCCGATCAGGGGCGACGCCACCCAGATCGGCCGATCTGCGACCTTGCGTGCGGCCAGAATCAGCGCGACGTTCGCGATCCCGCCGAGCAGTGCGCTGATGGGGAACTGCACCGACCCGAGGTAGGTCGGAAGGAAGAAGACCGAGAGAATCCCGGACAGGAAGCCGTCGAACACCAGTACTGCGACGGTCGCCCAGGACACCAGGGCGACAGTATTGGATGCGGCCTTCGAGATCATGCGCCCAATACTGCCTTGACCCGGGTTGTTTCAGTGCATCGCATTCAAAAAACCGGGCATCGGCACTCAGGAAACCGGCGGGTACCCCAGGGAGGTCAGCAGGTTGCTCGCACCCATGGCGATCTGTCCCAGTACGTACTGGTACAGATCTGCCTGTGCGCCGAACTGCGGCTTGAGAGAATCGACGAACGCGACGATGGCGTCCTGCACTACCCAGTTGTACATGTGTGTTCCGCCCCTGCTGTAGTGAGATCAGTACTGGTGTGTATTTCAGTGATGCGGACCACAGCTTAGTACGCCGGCAAACAGATCGTTCTCTCTACCCGTCTCATCGGGATCGAGTTCGCCGCGGACGAGTACGTACTGCTCGTCGAGCAGGATCGGCTGGGCGATGTCGTTGGACAGTGCGTACTCGCTGCCCGACGGCGCGACGGTCACCTGAGTCGCGTGGGCCCGGAGCGCATCCCGCTTGGCATCGAGCACGCCGCGGATGTCGATGCTGGTGGTGATGGTGTTCTCGGGAACGCTCGGCAGCTCGCCGGCCTCCGGCATTCGCCAGTGCGAGGGAATCGCCTCGATGGCCGCGAGCCCAGCCTGCAATTGATCGTGTCCGGTGACTGTCCAGTAGAACTTCGACACCTCCCAGGGCGCACCGACCCCGGGGTAGGAATCCGTCCCGCAGACCTCGACGGCCTCGGTCACCAACGAGTGCACCTGCTGGTGATCGGGGTGGCCGTATCCGCCCTCGGGGTCGTACCCGACAACCACCTGCGGCCGAAGCTCACGCATCACCGCGACGAGCGCTCCGAGGGCCTCGGCGCGATCGGCGTTGACGAACGCGCGCGGCTTGCGGGCAGCCGACGTCCCGGCCATCCCCGAATCGCGCCAGCGACCGGCTCCCCCGAGGAACCGCGGCGGGTTGCACCCCAGCGCCGCGAGAGCGCGATGCAATTCCAGAATTCGATAGCCGCCGAGCTGATCCGCGCGGTCGACGACCAGATCGGCCCACGTCTCGCCGATCACCTCCCCCTCCTCACCGAGCGAGCAGGTGAGCACCGTGACGTCCGCTCCGGCTCGAACGTAATGAGCGATGGTGCCGCCGGTGGTGATGGTTTCGTCGTCCGGGTGTGCGTGCACCAGGAGCAACCGCTGCGGCTCCGTCATGGAAGGCTCCGTCATCGTCGACTTGTCGGTCATCGGGGCGTCCGCATCCACTGCGACGCGTCGGCGAAGATCCCGACCTCCACCGGGCCGGTCAGTGAGAGGCCGGTGATGCCGGGAACGGCCGCAACCACAGACGAGTCCTGCATGATCGGCAGCGTCGACGCCAGAGACCACAGCGCCGGCTCGACGTCGTTGGTGGCCACCGAAGGCTCGAGGCCGCTCACCAAGGCCCTGTCGATCGTCGGTTGCAGTTCCGGAACGCACAGGCCGGACAGGTTGCGCGGCACCTCGACGCCCTCGCCACTGCCGTCGGCCGGTTCGTCGACGCAGCCGAACCGTGAGGCGAGGGCCGTGGCGGGATCGACCCCGGCGCTGGTCCATCCGACGACCGCGTCGACGGTCCCGTCGGTCAACGCCGTCGAATACAACTCGTCGGCGGGCAGTGGGGTAACGGTGGCATCGATTCCCGCGCCGACGAGTTCGTCGGCGGCGGTTCCGGCGACCGCGAGCGCGATGTCGTCGTTCTCGACGGCACCGATCACGAACCGCAACGCGGTGCCGGTCGCGTCCGCAAGGCGGGTGACACTCGGTGCCGGAGCGCTCGTGGCCGTCGGGTCGGGGCTTGTCGTCGGAGCGGCGGTGGTCGGTGCGCTCGGGTTCGGTGTGGATGTCACCACGGCATCGGGTGTCGGCACGAACCCGGCCCGGTCGAGCAGGTCGAGGGCAGCACTTCTG comes from the Rhodococcus sp. SBT000017 genome and includes:
- the fdxA gene encoding ferredoxin — translated: MTYSIAEPCVDVLDKACIEECPVDCIYEGNRMLYIHPDECVDCGACEPVCPVEAIFYEDDVPEQWSAYVGANVDFFDDLGSPGGAAKLGKTDYDPPFIKALPPMGEN
- a CDS encoding PH domain-containing protein is translated as MTDPQWQPSPRARLLWALSAGLLWVPIFIAQIVWAVVDSSWTTWPHVAVLVASIVFAALHVAVVPQWRYRVHRWEISDTAVYTRTGWLSQERRIAPISRVQTVDTERGPLDRLLGLATVTVTTASSAGAVRITALDQDVADKTVARLTDIAGRTVGDAT
- a CDS encoding PH domain-containing protein, with protein sequence MTDQAELLAVEEEQPWLRLDKRMLLVHPVNEGIKLLPVLLISFFVGSQSGNHFWSLGLLAVVVVFAILRWFTTSYRIGPVHVQLRSGVLQKKVLSIPRNRIRSVDVEANVLHRVLGLSILRIGTGQQAGKGEAFELNALDTSLVPALRGDLLQRVSGQIPATDGTPTAAADPGVEIAHWQFSWVRFAPFSITGIVTIAAAVGVLFQYGLGQWLAESSVVSNSIDSAERLGIAVFVVVALMALLVVSSIFACVRYLLAYANLTVTDQGRTMHVSHGLLRTRQSTLDRKRLRGTSLSEPLLLRAAGGARLDAIMTGVSAEKKESSLLLPQAPRAEALRMMTTVLGEAGLHASSDRPLLQHGPAARRRRYTRAVLPVAVLGAALGIAQYVGAPIPLLAWIAVGVLFVAAFGLAHDRFRGLGHAVLPGWLITQHGSLDRTRHSLEAAGIIGWTVRQTFFQRRAGVATIVAATPAGVGHYEVIDIPIENAWAMIDAVTPGAGDIWLHRT
- a CDS encoding bifunctional FO biosynthesis protein CofGH is translated as MVTSLPDTAPAASAMRRVLRRARDGVSLNVDEATVLLHARGDDLVDLMASAARVRDAGLESAGRPKTVSYSRKVFVPITRLCRDKCHYCTFVTVPGKLNAAGHGLFMDPDEILDVARKGAALGCKEALFTLGDRPEERWPEAKEWLDSRGYDSTLDYVRAMSIRVLEETGLLPHLNPGVMSWQELSRLKPVAPSMGMMLETTSRRLFEEKGQAHYGSPDKDPEVRLRTLTDAGRLNIPFTTGILVGIGETLRDRAESIMAIRKVHKSFGHVQEIIVQNFLAKSDTAMRSVPDAGLEEFLATIAVTRMVVGPSMRIQAPPNLVEPEETAALLGAGVDDWGGVSPLTPDHVNPERPWPNLDTLAELSDKAGYRLVERVAAQPQYVLAGAPWIDPRISAHVRALADPETGMAREDVNPTGLPWQEPDEEWESSGRVDLNTEIDTQGRNTETRSDLANAFGDWDSIREQVRDLAGLERVDRDLVSALAAAQKDPAGLTDEQYLALATAEGAGMDAVAALADDLRKQVNGDTVTYVVNRNINFTNICYTGCRFCAFAQRKGDADAFTLSTTEVADRAWEAHVVGATEVCMQGGIDPELPVTGYADLVRAVKAKVPSMHVHAFSPMEIVNGASRGGQSIREWLTELRAAGLDSIPGTAAEILDDEVRWVLTKGKLPAAEWIEVITTAHEVGLRSSSTMMYGHVDNPSHWVGHLNVLKKIQDKTGGFTEFVPLPFVHQSSPLYLAGASRPGPTNRDNRAVHALARIMLHGRIDNIQTSWVKLGITGTQAMLNGGANDLGGTLMEETISRMAGSQNGSEKTVAELHEIADGIGRPVRQRTTTYDPAPAVSVAGLI
- a CDS encoding LysE family translocator, yielding MTLSLLLSFAGVCFLLAILPGPDSFLVLRYSIGGLKPGIAAAMGVAIGGLFWAVLVAVGLAAIVEQSATAYRVVKILGGLYLLYLGVKAFRARRKNKVAGEPLVPVAASAWSAFGAGVFSCALNPKVGLFYLAVVPQFLTVVTFTGAMTLGLVEVVVAALVMGVFSVLASRAVALLRRPAVTDWIDRISAGILVALGVGTVASSA
- a CDS encoding acyl-CoA synthetase, with amino-acid sequence MYGSHVLLRSLNPLAVARGDDIPDAITIDGVSLSRADILGAATSVAERISRADRLAIYATPSVKTVLAVVGALIAGVTVVPVPPDAGVAEREHILRDSGAQAWLGEAPPDTSGLEVLPVRQHARSWHSYPEPQPSSVAFVLYTSGTTGPPKGVLISRSAIAAGLDALAQAWAWTSKDTVVQGLPLFHVHGLILGVLGPLRVGSPLIHTGKPTPELYAAARGSLYFGVPTVWSRVAADEASARALSGARLLVSGSAPLPVPVFEKLRELTGQAPIERYGMSETLITISTRADGERRAGSVGLPVAGVETRLRGEKGEILPHDGESIGALQIRCPMLFDGYLNNPEATAATFTEDGWFDTGDVALIEPDGFHRIVGRASTDLIKSGGYRVGAGEIETVLLGHPSVDEVAVVGVPDDDLGQRIVAFVVGTDVEDRVLIDLVATELSIHKRPREIRVVDSLPRNAMGKVQKKLLG
- the dapC gene encoding succinyldiaminopimelate transaminase is translated as MVRAAVAAGLPDFPWDSLTAAKEKASAHPDGIVNLSVGTPVDPVADVIRAALNSVADEPGYPTTVGTVALREAAVAALARRYSITGISPDAVLPAIGTKEMIAWLPTLLGLGADDLIVIPELAYPTYEVGALLARSRTIRADGLNRLGPERASLIFVNSPSNPTGKVLGVEHLRKVVDWARERDAIVVSDECYLGLTWDAEAVSVLDPRVCDGDHTNLLAVHSLSKTSNLASYRAGFVTGDASLVAELLEVRKHAGMMVPLPIQAAMTAALADDEHENIQRERYRARRTILKSAVEAAGFTVDHSEAGLYLWATRGEKCRDTVDWLADRGILVAPGEFYGPDGAHHVRIALTATDERIDAAAARLSG